One genomic segment of Centropristis striata isolate RG_2023a ecotype Rhode Island chromosome 13, C.striata_1.0, whole genome shotgun sequence includes these proteins:
- the kat8 gene encoding histone acetyltransferase KAT8, with protein MTGGTDFHKSYTNSKDCEPRMDVDMDSGHMESERGELDSSVPAACSSNGSGGEEDEAEAIGRVREAGGSSSQHIPDGGVFCGGREQEVSVEIGETYLCQRADKTWHTAEVIQSRLNEQEGREEFYVHYVGFNRRLDEWVGKARLALTKTVKDAVRKSTEIGAVGDLGEQPERKITRNQKRKHDEINHVQKTYAEMDPTTAALEKEHEAITKVKYVDKIQIGNFEIDAWYFSPFPEDYGKQPKLWICEYCLKYMKYEKTFRHHLSNCQWKQPPGKEIYRRSNISVYEVDGRDHKIYCQNLCLLAKLFLDHKTLYFDVEPFIFYILTEVNKQGAHIVGYFSKEKESPDGNNVACILTLPPYQRRGYGKFLIAFSYELSKLESAVGSPEKPLSDLGKLSYRSYWSWVLLEILRDFRGTLSIKDLSQMTSITQSDIISTLQSLNMVKYWKGQHVICVTPKLVEEHLKSAQYKKPPITVDTMCLKWAPPKNKQAKLSKK; from the exons ATGACTGGCGGGACCGACTTTCACAAAAGCTACACCAACAGTAAGGACTGTGAGCCCAGAATGGACGTAGACATGGACTCTGGTCACATGGAGAGTGAGCGGGGGGAGCTGGACAGCAGCGTCCCGGCTGCGTGCTCCTCTAACGGCAGCGGCGGGGAAGAGGACGAGGCGGAGGCCATTGGCCGTGTGAGAGAAGCCGGGGGCTCTAGTAGCCAGCATATCCCGGATGGAGGTGTATTCTGCGGCGGCAGGGAGCAGGAGGTGTCGGTCGAAATTGGAGAGACATATTTATGCCAACGAGCCGACAAGACATGGC ATACGGCAGAGGTCATTCAGTCCCGGCTGAATGAGCAGGAGGGAAGAGAGGAGTTCTATGTTCACTATGTAGGAT TCAACAGGCGTCTAGATGAGTGGGTGGGTAAGGCACGCCTGGCACTCACCAAGACGGTGAAGGACGCAGTGAGGAAGAGCACGGAAATCGGAGCTGTTGGTGATTTGGGTGAACAGCCTGAAAGGAAGATCACCCGCAACCAGAAGCGCAAGCATGATGAGATCAACCATGTACAGAAG ACATATGCAGAGATGGACCCAACAACAGCTGCCCTGGAAAAGGAGCATGAGGCG ATCACCAAAGTAAAATATGTGGATAAGATCCAGATAGGAAACTTTGAGATCGACGCCTGGTACTTCTCGCCGTTTCCTGAGGACTACGGCAAGCAGCCCAAGCTGTGGATCTGCGAGTACTGCCTGAAATACATGAAGTACGAGAAGACCTTCAGACATCACCTG TCTAACTGTCAGTGGAAACAGCCTCCAGGTAAAGAAATCTACAGAAGAAGCAACATATCTGTGTATGAAGTTGATGGGCGGGACCACAAG ATCTACTGTCAAAACCTTTGTCTTCTAGCAAAACTATTTCTAGACcacaaaacactttattttgacgTGGAACCCTTTATCTTCTACATCCTCACTGAAGTCAACAAACAGGGAGCGCACATCGTCGGATACTTCTCCAAA gagAAAGAGTCTCCAGATGGGAATAACGTGGCGTGTATTCTCACACTGCCGCCTTACCAACGCAGAGGCTACGGAAAGTTCCTCATAGCTTTTA gttatGAGCTGTCGAAGCTGGAGAGTGCGGTGGGCTCCCCAGAGAAGCCTCTATCTGATCTTGGGAAGCTGAGCTACAGAAGCTACTGGTCCTGGGTCCTGCTGGAGATCCTGAGGGACTTCAGGGGAACGCTGTCCATCAAGGACCTCAG CCAGATGACCAGCATCACACAGAGTGACATCATCAGCACGCTGCAGTCGCTCAACATGGTGAAGTACTGGAAAGGTCAACACGTTATCTGTGTGACGCCCAAACTGGTGGAGGAGCACCTGAAGAGCGCCCAGTACAAGAAACCCCCAATCACAG TGGACACTATGTGTTTGAAGTGGGCGccccccaaaaataaacaagcCAAGTTATCGAAGAAGTGA
- the rnf25 gene encoding E3 ubiquitin-protein ligase RNF25 isoform X2 produces the protein MAAECDVLSEIEVLQSIYLDELLVERKEDGCWEVSLVLYPSTAQDSVSQFVRLTLTLTLDQQYPLSSPDISIHNPRGLSDDKISSVQRCLQLEAQSCLGSAVLYQLIEKAKEILTESNIPHGNCVICLYGFKEGETFTKTSCYHYFHSHCLGRYASHSERELRQREKELEEDKTRERSEHEELTVVCPVCREPLTYDVDQLLSSPAPQLPEDEAAIDSTFQQKWCELQKLLEIQRSKGGIIDPEVESNRFLIHTSETPSAAENENLDPDVSAGPPVPSASNVSSYGVRADPFVPGLSHCRGGQGPRRHSQVRGPRRGGGSRPQHRRAAPITEHLDKLSLSSDATEGPFTAKAQGNQQAHVDAESCRSETGGGVHSGQETLVSPDEPGGQATMETECPKDAAGGQGHRGRRRGPHRSFPDSGAPGRYHWDGRASRSRGGPGNLYSRGGGPRRGHGRGFQHKVVERERAREEVL, from the exons ATGGCAGCGGAGTGCGA TGTGCTGTCTGAAATCGAGGTGCTGCAGTCGATCTATCTGGATGAACTGCTGGTCGAAAGGAAAGAAGACGG GTGCTGGGAGGTGAGCCTGGTCCTGTACCCGTCCACAGCTCAGGACTCTGTCTCCCAGTTTGTGCGACTCACGCTGACTCTGACCCTCGATCAGCAG TATCCGTTGTCTTCTCCGGACATCTCCATTCACAACCCACGGGGACTCTCTGACGACAAGATCAGCAG TGTCCAGAGGTGTCTTCAGCTGGAGGCTCAGTCCTGTCTGGGCTCAGCTGTGTTGTATCAGCTCATTGag AAAGCTAAAGAAATCCTCACTGAAAGCAATATTCCTCATGGAAACTGTGTCATCTGCCTCTATGGTTTTAAG gaggGAGAGACGTTCACTAAGACCAGCTGCTATCACTACTTCCACTCCCACTGCCTCGGCCGCTACGCCAGCCACTCGGAGAGGGAGCTCCGGCAGAGGGAGAAGGAGTTGGAGGAGGACAAGACGAGGGAGAGATCAGAGCACgag GAGCTGACGGTGGTGTGTCCCGTGTGCAGAGAGCCTCTAACGTATGATGTGGACCAGCTCCTGTCCTCCCCGGCCCCCCAGCTGCCCGAG gATGAAGCAGCGATTGATTCCACTTTCCAACAGAAGTGGTGTGAGCTGCAGAAACTGTTGGAGATCCAGCGGTCTAAAGGTGGGATCATCGACCCGGAGGTGGAGTCCAACCGCTTCCTCATCCACACCAGCGAG ACTCCATCTGCTGCTGAAAACGAAAACCTGGACCCAGACGTGTCTGCCGGTCCCCCTGTGCCCTCTGCTTCCAACGTCTCATCTTATGGAGTCAGAGCTGATCCGTTTGTTCCTGGACTGTCCCACTGCAGGGGCGGGCAGGGCCCGAGGCGCCACAGCCAGGTGAGGGGGCCTAGGAGGGGGGGCGGGTCCAGACCCCAACACCGCAGAGCCGCCCCCATCACAGAGCACCTGGACAAACTGTCTCTGTCCTCAGACGCCACTGAAGGACCTTTTACAGCCAAAGCTCAAGGGAACCAGCAGGCGCACGTCGATGCAGAATCCTGTCGGTCTGAGACGGGCGGGGGGGTCCACAGTGGTCAGGAGACCCTGGTGTCTCCAGATGAGCCGGGGGGCCAGGCTACCATGGAAACTGAGTGCCCAAAAGATGCTGCAGGCGGTCAGGGCCACCGGGGCAGGAGGAGGGGGCCTCACCGGTCCTTCCCAGACAGCGGGGCCCCCGGGCGCTACCACTGGGACGGGCGAGCCTCCAGGAGCAGGGGGGGGCCCGGTAACCTGTACAGCAGAGGAGGGGGGCCCCGCCGGGGTCACGGCAGGGGCTTCCAGCACAAAGTGGTGGAGCGAGAGAGGGCCAGAGAGGAGGTGCTATGA
- the rnf25 gene encoding E3 ubiquitin-protein ligase RNF25 isoform X1, translating to MAAECDVLSEIEVLQSIYLDELLVERKEDGCWEVSLVLYPSTAQDSVSQFVRLTLTLTLDQQYPLSSPDISIHNPRGLSDDKISSVQRCLQLEAQSCLGSAVLYQLIEKAKEILTESNIPHGNCVICLYGFKEGETFTKTSCYHYFHSHCLGRYASHSERELRQREKELEEDKTRERSEHEELTVVCPVCREPLTYDVDQLLSSPAPQLPEQDEAAIDSTFQQKWCELQKLLEIQRSKGGIIDPEVESNRFLIHTSETPSAAENENLDPDVSAGPPVPSASNVSSYGVRADPFVPGLSHCRGGQGPRRHSQVRGPRRGGGSRPQHRRAAPITEHLDKLSLSSDATEGPFTAKAQGNQQAHVDAESCRSETGGGVHSGQETLVSPDEPGGQATMETECPKDAAGGQGHRGRRRGPHRSFPDSGAPGRYHWDGRASRSRGGPGNLYSRGGGPRRGHGRGFQHKVVERERAREEVL from the exons ATGGCAGCGGAGTGCGA TGTGCTGTCTGAAATCGAGGTGCTGCAGTCGATCTATCTGGATGAACTGCTGGTCGAAAGGAAAGAAGACGG GTGCTGGGAGGTGAGCCTGGTCCTGTACCCGTCCACAGCTCAGGACTCTGTCTCCCAGTTTGTGCGACTCACGCTGACTCTGACCCTCGATCAGCAG TATCCGTTGTCTTCTCCGGACATCTCCATTCACAACCCACGGGGACTCTCTGACGACAAGATCAGCAG TGTCCAGAGGTGTCTTCAGCTGGAGGCTCAGTCCTGTCTGGGCTCAGCTGTGTTGTATCAGCTCATTGag AAAGCTAAAGAAATCCTCACTGAAAGCAATATTCCTCATGGAAACTGTGTCATCTGCCTCTATGGTTTTAAG gaggGAGAGACGTTCACTAAGACCAGCTGCTATCACTACTTCCACTCCCACTGCCTCGGCCGCTACGCCAGCCACTCGGAGAGGGAGCTCCGGCAGAGGGAGAAGGAGTTGGAGGAGGACAAGACGAGGGAGAGATCAGAGCACgag GAGCTGACGGTGGTGTGTCCCGTGTGCAGAGAGCCTCTAACGTATGATGTGGACCAGCTCCTGTCCTCCCCGGCCCCCCAGCTGCCCGAG caggATGAAGCAGCGATTGATTCCACTTTCCAACAGAAGTGGTGTGAGCTGCAGAAACTGTTGGAGATCCAGCGGTCTAAAGGTGGGATCATCGACCCGGAGGTGGAGTCCAACCGCTTCCTCATCCACACCAGCGAG ACTCCATCTGCTGCTGAAAACGAAAACCTGGACCCAGACGTGTCTGCCGGTCCCCCTGTGCCCTCTGCTTCCAACGTCTCATCTTATGGAGTCAGAGCTGATCCGTTTGTTCCTGGACTGTCCCACTGCAGGGGCGGGCAGGGCCCGAGGCGCCACAGCCAGGTGAGGGGGCCTAGGAGGGGGGGCGGGTCCAGACCCCAACACCGCAGAGCCGCCCCCATCACAGAGCACCTGGACAAACTGTCTCTGTCCTCAGACGCCACTGAAGGACCTTTTACAGCCAAAGCTCAAGGGAACCAGCAGGCGCACGTCGATGCAGAATCCTGTCGGTCTGAGACGGGCGGGGGGGTCCACAGTGGTCAGGAGACCCTGGTGTCTCCAGATGAGCCGGGGGGCCAGGCTACCATGGAAACTGAGTGCCCAAAAGATGCTGCAGGCGGTCAGGGCCACCGGGGCAGGAGGAGGGGGCCTCACCGGTCCTTCCCAGACAGCGGGGCCCCCGGGCGCTACCACTGGGACGGGCGAGCCTCCAGGAGCAGGGGGGGGCCCGGTAACCTGTACAGCAGAGGAGGGGGGCCCCGCCGGGGTCACGGCAGGGGCTTCCAGCACAAAGTGGTGGAGCGAGAGAGGGCCAGAGAGGAGGTGCTATGA